The window GGGGCTCATGGCAATAAACCAATGCCAAATCCTCAAAGAATTCAATGGTACATCTTGGGAGAGTGAACTATGTGCCAAAAGAAATCAAGGCCTTTAGGAATTGAATCTTTAGTTGGACATGCGCTAGGTAGATCTATGACATAAATGAAGAGACAAATATGAGTCTAATTGTACATAAAGAAGATTGATATACTCAGAGTGCAGGATGAGGTCTGAACTGCTGGATTCAGGGAGTTGATAACTTGATGCTGCGTAAAATGAGTTGGATAAATAGTTGAAAACAAGAACCCATTAAACTCATTAGATGGTGGTGGCCATGGAGTGAAAATTACAACCAACCTAACATCAGTGTGGATTGCATCCAGCAGAAATTAAGTATGGGGTTAAGGAAAGTTCTGTGTGATCTGGTTTCCTGAATCATGCACTTTTGAAGGTCGGGTAAAGAAGAGAAAGTTCATTATAGTGGCTGAATGGAATGAGCCAGGAAGCTAATATAGGAGAAAGTATATGCCTCGCTACCAACAAATAAGGCAAATCAGAAACAGAACTTCACAGTTGGAGACTAAGAttccatattttaaataaaatgagcatggaaaacaacaaaatatccTGCTCAGACTAGCTAGACATAATGGCATCAAAAAGCAAAATATATCAGCAGGTTTCAGACTCTGCGGAGTTCTCAAACTTACTTCCTACAACTTTGCAACTGTTGACCATCAAAAGACACCCAAAGCGCTCAACTTGTAATACTTAAAAGACCAGTAGTTGCAAAAATATAGTCTAACTTTGCAACTTTTGACTGTCAGAAGCTACCGACAGCATTCGACTTCTAATGGTTAAGAAGTAACTTCTAAGTTGTGATGCCACATTCACCAAAATAGAATAAGATGGGTCACCCAAAGAACAAGTACAGTTAGCTAGTCATGATGGCAAATTGATGAGAATAGGAAAAGCGCCTTACCTGAAGGCAGCGAACATATCTCTTTGTATATCCCAAATCATTTACTAATGGTACTTCCAAAGCTTTTGCTAATTGACGAGCTGACGCAACAAACCTGAATAACAATTACAAATTACTGAACAATAAAGGGTATTGTAGGTGTCACACTATAAACATGGAACACTAGTTAATTCCGCATTCCACTGATGTAATGcaaaattatacataaaattatGTCCAGGTCCTGAGACTGTACACTTCAGAAATACAGAAGATGAATGAAAAGAACTATAGCAAAACATGCAAGCCTCACAAGGATAAAGGAACATTTTTGAGCTCGCATCACATGTAACTTGCATCCCCTGCATGTAAGCAGATCCCTCTTAATCGAAAACATTATTCAGTTTGACATATTCCTCTGAACACCtcaattaaataaactaattaaGACCAACAATCTACTGATTGTATTAAGGAGAGGAATGACAAAGTGTTATTAAAGATGCAATATTCTAATTCATATTTGCTTTCCATTTCTTCAAAATATAGAGCCCGCATAGCCAAGAAAAGATATGCCAAGtgtcaaatattttatgatGTCAAAAGTACTTTGAATAAGTACTTTAACTTCATGAAAATGTTGTAATTTATTCATCTAATAAAACCTTGAAAGATGATGCTTTTCATTGAGAGGAACAAAGTTCAAGAGAACAATAGACGGCATGATATTGTTATAAGCAGCAATAATCAACAAGTATATAAACTTTAGAGCAGAAATAACCAAAATATGCACAAAACAAATACATGATTGATTACATGGCATGCACATGGACAATTACAAAGAGagtgaaatgaaaaatatggagTATAAGAATTAAGTTTAGAGAATCTCTCCTTATTCAAGCATTCAAAACAGTATATGGACCACTAAAACTGCCAATTCTCAATTTAAGGACAAAAATAGAAGCACGGCTTAGAGCCTCAGGTCACATAGAACTGAGGACTTACATATTACAGTTGCTTTGTAACTCTGGAACAGACAAATTGGATGATGCATTTTGAGTAGCAGACTGGTATTTCTGAGCTGCAGCCCCAAGCTGACTAACCTGCACAGTCCAAATAATCATAGTTAAAAGAAGGTAGTTTTAACAACACAGACTTCATAGAAAGTTCCCAAAAAACACACAACACCCAAGTACACAGCAAGTCTACAAGACACACCCAAAAGGGAAACATAAACGTAACAGTGGGAAAATTATGCATGACAACTGGCATCAACAACTGTCATACAGAACACGATATCTAGTAGAAATGCAAACCTTTTCAGTTAATTAACAGTAATATTggtataataatgaaaataacattaaaagaTGCTTTAGATGTCCCAAGGAGACAATATTAGATCAGAAAACTGAGTAGACAAGGTTCAATCAGAACTCATGTAAACAGTGATTTAAATAAACATGATTTTAGCTAATGCTAATTGTATCTTTATATCCAATTGGCTAATCTGAATGAACCAAAAAGAAAGgcagacaaaaaaaaaacaaacaagaaaacaGAAAATCAGCACTCAGGGTATGTAATAATACAAgtcattatcattttttgacAGGCAAATTATAGATATAGATTACCAAGCACCTAGTAAAAAGATGGATCACAACTCAAATACACAGGAAGCAGACAAAGTGTGGCAGAAGGCAAGAATAAAACTAAAAGGAAACTCTAACCAAGCCTAAGCCGTTCCCACACaatcaacaaattttaaaaaagaaagatgcAATCCCAAAGGAATCCCTAGACCAATCAACCAAAGATTTGAAAGCCTTCATGGTTTAACAGTTGGAGATTGACTAGTACaactaaaagggaaaataacTCCCTGTTACAATAAATTCATGATACAAGTATCTAGGCCCCCTTAGgagaactttttcttttttcaaaaaatgaattaaagttCAGAAGTTTTCTTACTAGTCGTCACGGTTTGGGAGATCCAAGCCACAAGAAATTGCAGTTCTCTATAGTTTTTCATTAATACACTAAAAAATTTGTGGTTCTCGGGAAACATAGTTTTGGAGTTCAGTATATTTGCAGGTAGAAACCCCGACAGTTGGAACTCCACCCGACAAAAACAACTACAAccactactactactactataATACCAGGAAGTTAACTCCAGCCCCCGCCACCGCTACTTCTACCACTTCTAAGTCCAGCTCATTTGGATGGTCATATCAAAACATGTTaacaaccctttttttttttagataaaaagcAATAGCATTGGAAAGTGCCAAAAAAGGGGCACGCCATAGTACACACGATGTATACTGTCACCAAAAAGCGCCAAAAAATGGacagaaaaacaaaacatgCTAACAACCCATTTGGATGGTACAGCTACATTGACCTGACTAAATGAAACCTGTCATTTTGCTTTCATTTCCGATATAAGGCACAATCTACCTGTGTTAATGGAGTTATACCCGCCACCCCACCCCCAACATGAAGCATAAAGCAATACAtactaaattttgtgaaaaatactAAGTTAAAAGCAGTAAACATTGGCATTCGTTAATATCAACACATGAAAACAATGGCACTGGAATTTTGATGAAACCaacttaacaaaatatgaattttaatgCATATAAACGACATTCAATCcataaattacattttaatCATATACTTGGATGGACTGTTCCCACATGTTTGTGCCATTTTCAAAGTTCCTAATTTCCCAGTTCATTTGTACTCCCCTTCCCTAATGAGGAAAAAAACACTTGAGAGAAAAAGCTAATACATTAAGCAAAGTCTTCATTCGTCATCATCCACAAGGTCCACATTCAAATCATTCAACAACAGTTACACGTAAGCTTCAATCCATATGTTTCTTACAATATGTTTATGGCATCTTTTACATGGGATCATTCctcctctttctttccttccgTCATCCATTTCTACTACACAAAGTAATTAATGAAATCatcttttttaagaaaacaattttcaaatttgatttcaaaaaactattaaaatagTCAAAGGATATTTGAACCATACTACTGCTTACCACGTATACCTTAACTTGTATCATATATGCACTCTGTACTGCATACACCTTATCTCATATCATATATGTACCAAAAGATACACTCAAGACAAGATGCAAACCGGCAAAATGCATccttttatatgaaaattaaaatataatttgcaACATAAGTTTTTGATAATCATAGACACAAACACACTTACTATAAATTCAAGTAAGTCCATATGCCTCCAAAACAAAATGATTTCATTGCACTGCTAAATACAATGGAATGGCTTTGCATTCATTAAGCCTACTAAACAATGATTCACTATCCATTGGATGTTTAAGCACTCCATAGAATAAGTAACAAGTtcatgacacaaaatatcaaaacataattagccaaaacaagttaaaaggaaaggaaaaatggtgAAGGCAGCTACACCAAAAAGGTCATAGACATGGGTCATGTAGTTAGCTCCCAACATCAGAACCTCATAGACGACAACCTCTCTTCCCTTCTTCTGTCTTTGCAaattgtttttccttcttcattATCCCAAACAAGGGGGTTTGCATCCTGGATCCCACTGGTCTTTTCTCATCCAAGTGGTTCTATGCTCTTCCTAATACTAACATCTCAATCTTGTTCTTCATTCTAAGTTCATCTAGAAATTAAAGAATCCCCTATAAATCGAGGCCTTCAAATGGATGGTGTTGAAAGAGTACTAATGATCCACTCTAGGAGAAGAGGCAATCTAACTTTCAGAAGGAGGGGTGTTGTCCACAGCCCCTTTGCACCAAAGTTGAGGCAAAGGTTGTTATGTTGGGTTGCTATAGAATAGGTTGCTCCAAGAGACATCACAGATATAATGTTGATGTCTTCCATgggttttttagaatagttgGTGATCACTGGAAGATGCTTGATGTCTTTCCGGGGTTGCTCCAGCATTTTCTCATTCTGTTTCTCGTACTTCCATCCTTCTTTATATATTCTGTCTCTATTTTCTTATAGGCAAAAAGTTTATCTACTCATTACTCCTCCCAGAACAACCATAATCTCATAAAATCAACATGAATAAATCGCAGTTCCTgcaaatgataaatttatcatcTGATCGACACATCGGGAGGATTTCAATTAGCTAAGCTTATAAAAAGGGAAAGTTCCAACTAGTTGGATTTTCACAGATTTCAACAACACAAACGCATACAAAGAGAAGCAGAAGGAAGGGGgtgggggggagagagagagagagactcgTGAAGATGGCCAACTACAATCACTCTTATAAGCAAAGAATTGGTTTGAAGGTGATAATCCTAAAGTGTTATTCCTCCCAAACCCAACCATTCCCTGTCTCCCACCTGCAATAGGTAGTTCAACTGGCAGGCACTCCCTCTCAGGTATTTGAGGTCCCAGGTTCAAGTTTCAATTGTACCTAAAACACATTTCTTGAGGAGGAGCCATGTATCCATGGTTTCCTAAGGTCAAATGAAGCAACACTAGTGGGATTTCGCATGAGTGAAATTGATTTTGTAAGTAACTacttttataaacaaaaaaaagtgtCACTAGAATAAAAGAAAGCATCTTGTTGCCAACAGACAAGGATATAAACAGGTGAAGTAACTCAACCAAGCAAGCAAAACTGACTTGGTGAAGGTCCCTGACAACATAAAGGATCTTGTTGTCAGCAGGCAAGAAATATAAACAGGTTAATTATCAACATAACCAATCAAATAACTTTGATTTGATCAAGGTTCCAGGCAACAtatttagttcaaaaatgaaaaagcaaCAGAAGAGCTTCTTGGTGATAGAGCCTAAACCACTTGATCAGTAACCTGAGGTATCAACAATCTTCTAGGGATAAGCTCCTCATGACGTCGAGCACAGAACTCCCATGAGCAAATCTGTCCAAAAGCAAGAAAAGGGGCCAAGAAATTGTAAATAACTAATATCCCTAGAAGTTGTGATTTGTTGTAAATAAGAGGCTAGTTTATCAGTGTAACCTTCAAGTCAGGTGAGAAAACTATCCGAAGTTGACCTTCACGAACGACTCGAAGCTGTTCAAAGACGCTTTCCTGTATTGCTTTTGCATAGTCCAGGATAATTTGCCCAGACGAATTTTGATACTCACGGGGCATATCAACATAAAGAAGTTCTTCCAGAGTACCACTTTCATACTTGATTTTGAAAAGCCTGGGCAGAACCTCCACAGTCGCTTCTGAAAGTAGAGTTTCAGATTTTAGATAGtgacacaaaaagaaaaatcaaataaatgaactacaaagtaacaaaaataattcaGACAAGACAGCATTTCAACCTAGaattttttagaaaccaaaaCATACCAAAACCTCGTCCTGGCTTGCGGTTGCATATCTCACAGTGCCACACATCCTGAGGACAAAATCGCAATACCATAGTTTACATGATTGTTTGAAATTGAtaagcaaaacaaaataatgagtttACCATAAATTCTATTAAGAGAGTTGAGTCAAATATATGATGCTGTTAACAACCGAGAGCAATACTATAAAATAAGGAATATCAAAACTAACACTTTACAGATCTGAAAAAGTGGTAAGAAGTGAGTAGTAAACATGTAAAGGTTCATAAACAGTGACCTCATCTCACTCAATATGACCAACTAAGATAAGATTGCTAGGATTTACAGCCCTTAGCTTCAGATATTAGAATGGTAATGCTATATATCTGGGCTTTCTCTGACAGCATACCTGAGGAAAAACTCCAGTTGTTTGTCGACCACTTCCATACATAGAAACACACCACTTCTTCTTGGCATGCGGAGCAAAATACTCAGCAACAAACTTTCTCCAGAATTCAATATTGTTGTCCTATGTGGAAAATTAGAACAAATGCAACTCATAATAGTCTCATACAATATGcagacaaaatattttttttaattaaagtaatcctcacAGTGGGTTTGTGTTGTTGCTGATACATGTAATATGTCAGCCGCCGGGCACACATCCCAGGTTCATATCCTGGTTTCACAGGAGATCTCAAAGGCAAATTCTGCGCTTGAAATTGCTGTTGTTGTAGTTGGGACCGTTGCTGAGGAATAGCCTTCAAAAGGTGCTGTTGCTGCTGTTGTTGTAGCTGCATGTATCTTTGTTGTTGCAAAAGACTAATCTGCGCAGCAGTAGCCTGCGAAGACTGCCTTGACATATGCAGGAACTGCTGCTGTTGTTGCTGATGCTGTTGTTGCTGATGCTGCTGTTGCTGTTGCTGCTGTTGGTGCAGAAACAATGACTGATCAGAATGTTGGGGTTCCATTTTGACAGGTGCCAAGCTTCTCATAGTTGGAATTTGTTGTGGCTCCAGTTTCACTGGACCAATATTTCTCAAGGACTGCAACTGCTGCTGTTGTCCATGTTGATCATTGGTCACCTGGGGCTCTAGCTTAACAGGTCCAACACCACCTAGCCCACCTCGAATTGATTGGTATTGCTGCTGTTGCTGAGTGTTGAGTGGGGCGGAGAACTGTTGCAATGGCTGTTGGCCATGCTGGAAATTTTGTGCTTCAAGTTGTTGAGACTGCTGTTGATCTGGCAACATCTGGTTTCCAGAAGGGTTTTGGAACTGTTGTCCCTGACCAGCCGAACCAGGGTTCGCCATGTTGGTCGGAACAAATGATGCCGGAGGAGTGAAACCCAATCCATTTCCAACACCAGAGAGTGGATCAGATTCAGCACCAGCATCAATACCTCCACGCTGACCACTTCCTGGACCAGAAAGCCCAGGGTTTGAACCCCCATTTCCAAAAGACTGACTGAGCAGTGAAGAAACACTGGGTACATTTCCAAGTAAATTCATATTATTGTACT is drawn from Vitis riparia cultivar Riparia Gloire de Montpellier isolate 1030 chromosome 18, EGFV_Vit.rip_1.0, whole genome shotgun sequence and contains these coding sequences:
- the LOC117906157 gene encoding transcriptional corepressor SEUSS isoform X2; the encoded protein is MVPSGPPTPIGGAQPVPPSLLRSNSGMLGAQAGPVPPQTGFPSLVSPRTQYNNMNLLGNVPSVSSLLSQSFGNGGSNPGLSGPGSGQRGGIDAGAESDPLSGVGNGLGFTPPASFVPTNMANPGSAGQGQQFQNPSGNQMLPDQQQSQQLEAQNFQHGQQPLQQFSAPLNTQQQQQYQSIRGGLGGVGPVKLEPQVTNDQHGQQQQLQSLRNIGPVKLEPQQIPTMRSLAPVKMEPQHSDQSLFLHQQQQQQQQHQQQQHQQQQQQFLHMSRQSSQATAAQISLLQQQRYMQLQQQQQQHLLKAIPQQRSQLQQQQFQAQNLPLRSPVKPGYEPGMCARRLTYYMYQQQHKPTDNNIEFWRKFVAEYFAPHAKKKWCVSMYGSGRQTTGVFPQDVWHCEICNRKPGRGFEATVEVLPRLFKIKYESGTLEELLYVDMPREYQNSSGQIILDYAKAIQESVFEQLRVVREGQLRIVFSPDLKICSWEFCARRHEELIPRRLLIPQVSQLGAAAQKYQSATQNASSNLSVPELQSNCNMFVASARQLAKALEVPLVNDLGYTKRYVRCLQISEVVNSMKDLIDYSRNTGTGPMESLAKFPRRTNASSGFHNQAQQPEEQMQQQQQQQQQQQQHQQQTIAQNANNDPSSVQATAMQLASSNGVTSVNNSLNPASASTSSSTIVGLLHQNSMNSRQQNSMNNANSPYGGGAVQIPSPGSSSSIPQPQPNPSPFQSPTPSSSNNPPQTSHGALTAATHMSTANSPANISMQQPSLSGEADPSDSQSSVQKIIQEMMMSSQLNGTAGMVSVGSLGNDVKNVNGILPTSNNTGLNGGLVGNGPGNSTPGIGGGGFGSMGGLGQSAMVNGMRAAMGNNSLTINGRVGMTPMTRDQSINHQQDLGNQLLGGLGAVNGFNNLQFDWKQSP
- the LOC117906157 gene encoding transcriptional corepressor SEUSS isoform X1, whose translation is MVPSGPPTPIGGAQPVPPSLLRSNSGMLGAQAGPVPPQTGFPSLVSPRTQYNNMNLLGNVPSVSSLLSQSFGNGGSNPGLSGPGSGQRGGIDAGAESDPLSGVGNGLGFTPPASFVPTNMANPGSAGQGQQFQNPSGNQMLPDQQQSQQLEAQNFQHGQQPLQQFSAPLNTQQQQQYQSIRGGLGGVGPVKLEPQVTNDQHGQQQQLQSLRNIGPVKLEPQQIPTMRSLAPVKMEPQHSDQSLFLHQQQQQQQQHQQQQHQQQQQQFLHMSRQSSQATAAQISLLQQQRYMQLQQQQQQHLLKAIPQQRSQLQQQQFQAQNLPLRSPVKPGYEPGMCARRLTYYMYQQQHKPTDNNIEFWRKFVAEYFAPHAKKKWCVSMYGSGRQTTGVFPQDVWHCEICNRKPGRGFEATVEVLPRLFKIKYESGTLEELLYVDMPREYQNSSGQIILDYAKAIQESVFEQLRVVREGQLRIVFSPDLKICSWEFCARRHEELIPRRLLIPQVTDQVVSQLGAAAQKYQSATQNASSNLSVPELQSNCNMFVASARQLAKALEVPLVNDLGYTKRYVRCLQISEVVNSMKDLIDYSRNTGTGPMESLAKFPRRTNASSGFHNQAQQPEEQMQQQQQQQQQQQQHQQQTIAQNANNDPSSVQATAMQLASSNGVTSVNNSLNPASASTSSSTIVGLLHQNSMNSRQQNSMNNANSPYGGGAVQIPSPGSSSSIPQPQPNPSPFQSPTPSSSNNPPQTSHGALTAATHMSTANSPANISMQQPSLSGEADPSDSQSSVQKIIQEMMMSSQLNGTAGMVSVGSLGNDVKNVNGILPTSNNTGLNGGLVGNGPGNSTPGIGGGGFGSMGGLGQSAMVNGMRAAMGNNSLTINGRVGMTPMTRDQSINHQQDLGNQLLGGLGAVNGFNNLQFDWKQSP